From a single Lactococcus carnosus genomic region:
- a CDS encoding helix-turn-helix domain-containing protein, which translates to MLQEAQSQTIGNYYKGIREERGYSLGDVARSNDNLSKSQISRFESGLSMLTTDRFLLAIKAINMTPNEFFALWAEEPNQYQAFGKKIRAYEIAKDIVGLKKLLKENAKLKMDKFFNILTKAVILDLTGKNLLTKVEKAFLNRHFNRISQWTMFDLSIFNRCLALLDEEEVYDLGQDMLDSETLSVLFLQNSDRVKKTAINLYIFLISKGWYRRAERIKEILDDFITEWDMEEKISLHILKKVSRYKQKINPELLIDIQDDIDRLKKFGAVGIAERFEKILNLVINA; encoded by the coding sequence ATGTTACAAGAAGCGCAATCACAAACAATTGGTAATTACTATAAAGGAATTCGTGAGGAACGAGGCTATAGCCTGGGAGATGTTGCAAGATCAAATGATAATCTCTCTAAGTCACAAATTTCTCGGTTTGAGAGTGGTTTGAGCATGTTGACAACAGATCGATTTTTATTGGCGATTAAAGCGATTAATATGACGCCAAATGAATTTTTTGCGCTGTGGGCTGAGGAACCAAATCAATATCAAGCTTTTGGTAAAAAAATTAGGGCTTATGAGATAGCAAAAGACATAGTAGGACTGAAAAAATTACTGAAGGAAAATGCTAAGTTAAAAATGGATAAATTCTTCAATATTTTGACAAAAGCAGTGATACTAGACCTGACTGGAAAAAATCTGTTAACAAAAGTAGAGAAAGCTTTTTTGAATAGACATTTCAATAGGATTTCCCAGTGGACTATGTTTGATCTTAGTATCTTTAACCGTTGTTTAGCACTTCTGGATGAAGAGGAAGTTTATGATTTGGGACAAGATATGCTAGACAGTGAGACATTATCTGTTCTTTTTCTCCAGAATAGTGATCGTGTCAAAAAAACTGCTATTAATCTGTATATTTTTTTAATTAGCAAAGGATGGTACAGGCGAGCGGAGAGAATTAAAGAAATATTAGATGATTTCATTACAGAATGGGACATGGAGGAGAAAATATCACTTCATATTTTAAAAAAAGTTTCAAGGTATAAACAAAAAATTAATCCTGAACTTTTGATTGACATTCAGGATGATATTGATAGGCTAAAAAAATTTGGTGCAGTAGGTATAGCTGAGCGATTTGAAAAAATACTGAATCTTGTCATTAATGCTTGA
- a CDS encoding class I SAM-dependent rRNA methyltransferase, whose product MTKLTINKFAAKKIADGISVLDAHDFPVQTHIEGFADLYFEKQFLTSAYFSRQNKGIGWTIKTKDFVALLTDAKHKRYPYYQDSATTAFRVFNQDGDDFGGFTIDIYDEYALFNWYNAFVYSLRKEIISAFKQVFPEILGAYEKVRFESKLPISSHIYGQSAPDKFIVLENGTRYQVFLNDGLMTGIFLDQHDVRGALIDGLAAGKDMLNMFSYTAAFSVAAAIGGAKSTVSVDLAKRSRELSEAHFKANNIPLDAHKFHVMDVFDYFKYAARKNLHFDLIVLDPPSFARNKKMTFSVAKDYHQLIADALPILNKHGKIIASTNHARLSRADFLAEIKKGFGNQRFEIVQEFSLPADFTVNSVDSQSDYLKVFVLEMK is encoded by the coding sequence ATGACTAAACTAACGATAAATAAATTTGCCGCAAAAAAAATAGCTGATGGGATCTCAGTTCTAGATGCACATGACTTCCCTGTACAGACACATATTGAGGGCTTTGCTGATTTGTATTTTGAGAAGCAATTCTTGACATCAGCCTACTTTTCACGTCAAAACAAAGGGATTGGCTGGACGATTAAAACAAAAGATTTTGTTGCCCTCTTGACTGATGCTAAGCATAAACGCTATCCGTATTACCAGGATAGTGCAACGACCGCATTTCGTGTCTTTAATCAAGATGGAGATGACTTTGGTGGCTTCACGATAGACATATATGATGAATATGCGCTTTTTAATTGGTATAATGCCTTTGTTTATTCCTTGAGAAAAGAAATCATATCAGCATTTAAACAGGTTTTTCCTGAAATATTAGGTGCTTATGAAAAAGTTCGCTTTGAAAGTAAGCTACCGATTTCAAGTCATATTTATGGCCAATCAGCGCCAGATAAATTTATAGTCCTTGAAAATGGCACACGGTATCAAGTCTTCTTAAATGATGGGTTGATGACTGGGATCTTTTTAGATCAACATGATGTACGTGGTGCGCTCATTGATGGACTAGCTGCTGGAAAAGACATGTTAAATATGTTTTCTTACACGGCAGCATTCTCTGTGGCAGCCGCAATAGGTGGCGCTAAGTCAACCGTATCAGTAGACCTAGCAAAACGCTCACGTGAGCTATCAGAAGCTCATTTTAAGGCCAACAATATCCCATTAGATGCGCACAAATTTCATGTCATGGACGTATTTGATTATTTCAAGTATGCGGCTAGAAAAAACTTGCACTTTGATTTGATCGTTTTAGATCCACCTAGCTTTGCTAGAAATAAAAAGATGACATTTTCAGTTGCTAAAGACTATCACCAATTAATAGCAGATGCCCTACCCATTTTAAACAAGCATGGTAAAATTATCGCATCGACTAATCATGCCAGACTAAGCAGAGCAGATTTTTTAGCTGAAATTAAAAAAGGCTTTGGCAATCAACGATTTGAGATTGTCCAAGAATTTAGTTTGCCGGCAGATTTTACGGTCAATTCAGTAGATTCACAGTCTGATTACTTGAAAGTCTTTGTGTTGGAGATGAAGTAA
- a CDS encoding threonine/serine exporter family protein: MLVLLQLLSQMILAYIGTLSFGIILNIPRRTLNRAGIVGASAWLTYELVLLCTQQMMDKNWRIVLGSFIATNVIGVLSLTMSRAQKVPMLIYSIPGIFPLVPGGQAYQVVRSLVTGNRDDAVANFELLVIIIGAIAAGFWLAELINRLRGMNRLT; encoded by the coding sequence ATGCTTGTTTTATTACAGTTACTCAGCCAAATGATCCTTGCCTATATCGGGACGCTTTCTTTTGGTATTATTTTGAATATCCCCAGGCGAACACTGAATCGAGCAGGGATTGTCGGCGCAAGTGCTTGGCTGACTTATGAACTTGTCTTACTTTGCACACAGCAGATGATGGATAAAAATTGGCGGATTGTGCTAGGGTCATTTATTGCAACTAATGTGATTGGTGTGCTAAGTTTGACCATGAGTCGGGCACAAAAAGTACCGATGCTCATTTATAGTATCCCAGGCATTTTTCCTTTAGTACCAGGCGGCCAAGCCTATCAAGTAGTCAGAAGTTTGGTGACAGGTAATCGGGATGATGCAGTTGCTAATTTTGAATTACTCGTGATTATCATTGGGGCAATCGCAGCCGGATTTTGGCTAGCCGAATTAATTAATCGTTTACGTGGCATGAATCGCTTGACCTAG
- a CDS encoding ATP-binding cassette domain-containing protein, with the protein MINIKNLEKRYDDPILKGINVTFAKNSVSIIVGVNGSGKSTLFDCIVGLKKFSGTILIDNFESGCYAYKSKLFYLPSDFYLPEFMTGREYVSFVLKQYASSDSWQVDTLYDIYGMTEKSHALIETYSFGMKKKIQLIAAIGAKTDYLLADEIFSGLDFETTLLTQEIFKQMSKDTGIVLVTHSKTILERFSEHVFLMSDGKLEKYADDIINLETTIKEMEVVNDKRRLIKAYFNTT; encoded by the coding sequence ATGATTAATATAAAAAACCTTGAAAAAAGATATGATGACCCAATTTTAAAGGGTATCAATGTGACATTTGCTAAAAATAGTGTCAGTATCATTGTTGGTGTCAATGGTAGTGGTAAATCAACGTTATTTGATTGTATCGTTGGTTTGAAAAAATTTTCAGGAACGATATTGATAGATAACTTTGAATCTGGTTGTTACGCCTATAAATCTAAATTATTTTACTTGCCATCTGATTTTTACCTACCTGAGTTTATGACCGGCAGAGAGTATGTATCATTTGTTTTAAAGCAGTATGCTAGTTCAGACAGTTGGCAAGTCGATACGCTATATGACATCTATGGTATGACAGAAAAAAGCCATGCACTCATTGAAACTTACTCATTCGGCATGAAAAAGAAGATACAATTGATTGCAGCAATCGGTGCAAAAACAGATTATCTATTAGCAGATGAAATTTTTAGTGGGTTAGATTTTGAGACAACCTTGCTGACACAGGAAATTTTTAAACAGATGTCGAAGGATACTGGAATTGTGCTAGTAACGCATTCAAAAACAATTCTTGAGCGTTTTTCAGAACATGTTTTCTTGATGTCCGATGGAAAACTTGAAAAGTACGCCGATGACATCATAAATTTAGAGACAACGATTAAAGAAATGGAGGTAGTGAATGATAAAAGACGCCTCATCAAAGCGTATTTTAACACTACTTGA
- a CDS encoding type I 3-dehydroquinate dehydratase has product MKIVVPIMPKSLEAIEQLSSDQYQGADLIEWRADFLAISDLDLAASKIKDKFPDHPIIFTFRTEDKDEQFLSDADYVRLIDKFASEFAYIDIEVLRFPEVPIPQNAIASYHDFDQIPENLAEILGKMQARHPKVVKFAGMPQNKKDVLRLMSETLTFSEMHPDQIVVTMAMGELGKVTRLVGDSFGSSWTFAAVDATSAPGQLSLTEMRQVQHIL; this is encoded by the coding sequence ATGAAAATTGTTGTCCCAATCATGCCAAAGAGCTTGGAAGCAATTGAGCAACTTAGTTCTGATCAGTATCAGGGTGCCGATTTGATTGAGTGGCGCGCAGATTTTTTAGCAATCAGTGATCTAGATCTTGCAGCTAGTAAAATTAAAGACAAGTTTCCTGATCACCCCATTATTTTTACATTTAGGACAGAAGATAAAGATGAGCAGTTTCTTTCTGATGCTGACTATGTAAGGTTAATCGATAAATTTGCATCAGAGTTTGCCTATATCGATATCGAAGTTTTACGATTTCCTGAGGTTCCTATTCCCCAGAACGCAATCGCTTCTTATCATGATTTTGACCAAATTCCAGAAAATCTAGCAGAAATTTTAGGCAAGATGCAGGCTAGACACCCTAAAGTTGTCAAATTTGCTGGTATGCCGCAAAACAAAAAAGACGTGCTCAGATTGATGTCAGAAACACTGACTTTCTCTGAAATGCATCCAGATCAAATCGTTGTGACCATGGCTATGGGAGAGCTTGGCAAAGTAACGCGTCTGGTTGGGGATAGCTTTGGTAGCAGCTGGACCTTTGCTGCTGTTGATGCGACGAGTGCCCCAGGCCAGTTAAGTTTAACTGAAATGCGTCAGGTACAGCATATTTTATAG
- a CDS encoding LTA synthase family protein, translating to MLKKFSNIVSTRLGFTAFLVLLFWLKSLFAYFFKFDLDFDNSFQILLAFLNPLASTLLLLGLALYVKNTKLYYSLSLVIYFILTLWLFSNATYFGEFTDFITVNTMLASSKVAAGLGQSALNLFNFTDLFFVIDFLIIGLLMWRKVIRFDHRAFSKRAGFAITSLSILAFTVNLFMAEIDRPELLSRGFSNTYVVRYLGLVPFTVYDGINTYKTNQVRKEAKPTDVAEVQKYVSDNHAKPNPDTFGIAKGKNVIYIHLESFQQFLINYKLKAIDPTTKQEKEYEVTPFLNSLFGSKETFAFDNFFHQVKAGKTSDAETLMENSFFGLTQGSFFVSNGGKNTFQSAPDILSQVGGYTSAVFHGNVGSFWNRNETYKRLGYNYFFDQTYFNVDKSNSFQYGLHDKFLFGDSIEYLEHLQQPFYTKFITVSNHYPYVKFAGDEGGFPLATTSDDTINGYFATANYLDTAVKEFFDYLKASDVYKNSVIVLYGDHYGISNSRNPQLAELLGKNKETWSSYDDAMLQRVPYMIVVPGMDKGRVDHTFGGEIDNLPTLLHLLGIDNSKYPQLGQDLLSPDHRSLLAMRNTDNWVSSTLTNYSGRIYKTGTGEEITNPDPDTKKQIDANNKQSELQLKISDAITTGDLLRFWPSDGLKPIDPNDYNYTKGLQKAKVIEKKLGDASTSIFSQNGDKTTKDLWQTQSFQALHPELNLSQAGTSGSSAKK from the coding sequence TTGTTAAAAAAATTTTCAAACATTGTCTCGACGAGACTCGGATTTACTGCCTTTCTAGTCCTACTATTTTGGCTTAAATCCTTATTTGCCTACTTCTTCAAATTTGATTTAGACTTTGATAATTCATTTCAAATACTGCTAGCCTTCCTCAACCCCTTGGCAAGCACCCTTTTATTGCTTGGGCTTGCCTTATATGTCAAAAATACTAAGCTCTACTACAGTCTTTCGCTGGTGATTTATTTTATACTAACACTTTGGCTATTTTCAAATGCAACTTATTTCGGTGAGTTTACTGATTTTATAACCGTTAATACCATGCTGGCATCAAGTAAAGTGGCCGCAGGTTTAGGACAATCTGCACTTAACTTGTTCAATTTTACAGATTTATTCTTCGTAATCGATTTCCTAATCATTGGTCTCTTAATGTGGCGAAAGGTCATCCGTTTTGACCACCGTGCCTTTAGTAAGCGCGCTGGTTTTGCCATTACCTCACTTTCCATTCTTGCCTTTACAGTCAATCTTTTTATGGCCGAAATTGATCGACCAGAACTCTTAAGTCGTGGCTTTTCAAATACCTATGTTGTCCGCTATCTAGGACTTGTACCCTTTACTGTTTATGACGGGATTAATACCTATAAAACAAACCAAGTTCGTAAAGAAGCTAAGCCTACTGATGTGGCTGAAGTTCAAAAATATGTTAGTGACAACCACGCAAAACCAAATCCTGATACTTTTGGCATCGCTAAAGGTAAAAATGTGATCTATATTCACCTGGAAAGTTTCCAACAATTTTTGATCAATTATAAGCTAAAAGCCATTGATCCAACAACAAAACAAGAAAAAGAATATGAAGTGACACCTTTTCTAAATTCCTTGTTTGGCTCAAAAGAGACTTTTGCTTTTGATAATTTCTTCCATCAAGTTAAAGCGGGTAAAACCTCAGATGCTGAAACATTAATGGAGAATTCATTTTTCGGACTCACACAGGGCTCATTTTTCGTTAGTAACGGTGGTAAAAACACCTTCCAATCAGCTCCAGATATTCTGTCACAAGTAGGTGGCTATACATCTGCTGTTTTCCATGGCAATGTGGGCTCATTCTGGAATCGAAATGAAACTTATAAACGATTAGGCTATAACTACTTTTTTGATCAAACGTATTTCAACGTTGATAAGTCAAACTCATTCCAGTATGGCTTACACGATAAATTCTTATTCGGTGATTCTATTGAATATTTAGAACACCTACAACAACCTTTCTACACCAAGTTCATTACAGTATCTAACCACTATCCATACGTTAAATTTGCTGGTGATGAAGGTGGCTTCCCACTCGCAACGACTAGTGATGATACCATAAATGGTTATTTTGCAACTGCTAACTATCTAGACACAGCAGTCAAAGAATTCTTCGACTATCTGAAAGCATCAGATGTCTATAAAAACTCAGTCATTGTCCTTTATGGTGACCACTATGGCATTTCTAATTCTAGAAATCCTCAGTTGGCAGAGTTATTAGGTAAAAACAAAGAGACTTGGTCAAGCTATGATGATGCCATGCTACAACGTGTACCTTATATGATTGTAGTACCTGGCATGGATAAAGGGCGTGTCGACCATACATTTGGTGGAGAAATAGATAACCTACCTACTCTCTTACATTTGTTAGGCATTGACAACAGCAAATACCCACAATTGGGGCAAGACTTACTCAGCCCAGATCATCGTAGTTTATTAGCCATGCGAAATACCGATAACTGGGTATCCTCGACCTTAACCAATTACTCTGGCCGTATTTATAAGACGGGTACTGGTGAAGAGATCACCAATCCTGATCCGGATACCAAAAAACAAATAGATGCAAATAATAAACAATCAGAATTGCAATTAAAGATTTCTGATGCCATTACTACAGGAGATTTACTCCGATTTTGGCCTAGTGATGGGTTGAAGCCCATCGATCCAAATGACTATAATTATACTAAGGGTCTCCAAAAAGCAAAAGTCATCGAGAAGAAATTAGGTGACGCGTCAACCTCTATCTTCTCCCAAAATGGTGATAAAACAACGAAAGATCTCTGGCAAACGCAAAGTTTCCAAGCACTGCACCCAGAACTCAACCTCAGTCAAGCAGGTACGTCTGGTAGCTCAGCTAAGAAATAA
- a CDS encoding flavocytochrome c — protein sequence MKKWQKVVTGGLTLLAVVALVGCGGKKTTEKPKASKSDAKAAASAKNSYTPTADMKSDYDIVIIGAGGAGMTAAMEAKDAGMNPVILEKMPVAGGNTSKSSAGMNASETTVEKTQGVADDNQKFFDETLKGGGGTNDQALLRYFVDHSASAIDWLAKNEIVLDNLTTTGGMSVSRTHRPSDGSAVGQYLVKGLEKNIRSRDIPLFVNSDVTKIIETDGKISGVKVKVDETDTKTITTKAVIVTTGGFGANKEMIKKYRPDLKDYVSTNAAGSTGDGIKMIEKLGGDTVDLDKIQIHPTVFKKTGYLVTEAVRGEGAILVNKAGKRFTNEMNTRDKVSAAELMQPGKSAYIVFGDKTKTAVKAIDQYMSKGMVVSAKTLAELAEKTGIDKTELEKTVKTWQTTVATKTDSEFGRTTGMTNDIDGTYYAIAVSPGIHHTMGGVKINTETQVLKKDGTVIKGLYAAGEVTGGLHGSNRIGGNAVADIIIFGRQAGTQAAAYVK from the coding sequence ATGAAAAAATGGCAAAAGGTGGTTACGGGAGGACTCACTTTACTGGCGGTTGTCGCACTGGTCGGATGTGGTGGTAAGAAAACGACTGAAAAACCTAAGGCAAGTAAATCAGATGCAAAAGCAGCAGCATCTGCTAAAAATAGTTATACACCAACAGCTGATATGAAATCTGACTATGATATTGTCATCATTGGTGCTGGTGGCGCAGGGATGACTGCTGCCATGGAAGCCAAAGATGCAGGGATGAATCCAGTCATTTTGGAAAAAATGCCAGTTGCAGGTGGCAATACCTCAAAATCTTCTGCAGGCATGAATGCATCAGAAACAACCGTTGAAAAAACACAAGGTGTTGCTGATGACAATCAAAAATTCTTTGATGAAACCTTAAAAGGCGGTGGTGGCACAAATGATCAAGCCCTACTGCGTTACTTTGTCGATCATTCAGCAAGTGCCATCGATTGGCTAGCTAAAAATGAGATTGTTCTTGATAATTTGACGACGACAGGTGGGATGAGTGTCTCTAGAACACATCGCCCTTCAGATGGTTCTGCTGTAGGTCAGTACCTTGTCAAAGGTCTTGAAAAAAATATTAGAAGTAGAGACATTCCCCTATTTGTTAATAGTGATGTCACAAAAATAATTGAAACAGATGGCAAAATTTCTGGCGTTAAGGTAAAAGTTGATGAAACTGATACCAAAACGATCACTACTAAAGCAGTGATTGTGACAACAGGTGGTTTTGGGGCTAATAAAGAGATGATAAAAAAATATCGTCCTGACCTCAAAGATTATGTCTCTACTAATGCGGCAGGTTCAACAGGCGATGGCATCAAGATGATTGAAAAATTAGGTGGTGATACGGTTGATCTAGATAAAATTCAAATCCACCCAACTGTCTTTAAGAAAACAGGCTATTTGGTAACAGAAGCGGTTCGTGGTGAAGGGGCTATCTTAGTGAATAAAGCAGGTAAACGCTTTACTAATGAGATGAACACACGTGATAAGGTTTCTGCTGCTGAACTCATGCAACCTGGTAAGTCAGCTTACATCGTATTTGGTGATAAAACAAAAACAGCGGTAAAAGCAATTGACCAGTATATGTCAAAAGGCATGGTCGTTTCTGCTAAAACCTTAGCAGAATTGGCAGAAAAAACAGGTATTGATAAAACTGAGCTTGAGAAAACAGTTAAGACCTGGCAAACAACTGTTGCTACTAAGACAGATTCTGAATTCGGCAGAACAACTGGTATGACAAACGACATTGATGGCACCTACTATGCAATTGCAGTTTCACCAGGTATTCATCATACCATGGGTGGCGTGAAAATCAATACTGAAACACAAGTTTTGAAGAAAGATGGCACAGTCATCAAGGGACTATATGCGGCTGGTGAAGTCACAGGTGGCCTTCATGGCAGTAATCGAATTGGTGGTAATGCAGTAGCGGACATCATTATTTTTGGTCGTCAAGCAGGTACACAGGCAGCGGCATATGTCAAATAA
- the metE gene encoding 5-methyltetrahydropteroyltriglutamate--homocysteine S-methyltransferase gives MTTSLIGYPRIGAKRELKFAIEKFFKKELSESELETVAKTQRQLNWQTQFAAGIDFIPSNDFSFYDTTLDTAFALNIVPERYQSLTISPLEKYFAAARGHQSEAGDVKALAMKKWFNTNYHYMVPEFDDGTVLKLDLSKLLSEYQEALALGITTKPVLIGPYTLLKLIKFTGQSTIATIQDEVVAIYAEIFAQLTAEKIDWLQLDEPALVFDLSAEDIGLVKAIYTPLLAQKKSVKVLLQTYFGDVRDIYTDLVKLDVDAIGLDFVEGRKTAELIATHGFPTDKKLFAGVVNGKNIWRNNYQKTLDILAKLPKDKLVISSSCSLQHVPYTVSAETDLDEKILRHFAFAQEKLQEIKDINAIFYQLETGSLAENKALFDEKRFEADLTVQEKVSSLSSSDYSRTPDFAAREAIQKEVFKLPTLPTTTIGSFPQTADVRKNRLNFKRGDITKAAYDDFNKTKTKEWIDWQETVGFDVLVHGEFERNDMVEYFGEKLAGYIFTKYAWVQSYGTRCVKPPIVWGDIARVQQLSVADSVYAQSLTDKPVKGMLTGPVTILNWSFPREDISLSESTLQIALAIQEEVLDLEKNGIKIIQIDEAALREKLPLRQTDWNSQYLDWAIPAFRLVHAKVAPTTQIHTHMCYSEFTDIIPAIDAMDADVISFEASRSDLSILDALQENGFRTQTGPGVYDIHSPRIPSLDEIENVIHKLLTKVPLEKLWINPDCGLKTRGVTEVKASLENLVKATQAIRATL, from the coding sequence ATGACAACATCACTTATCGGCTATCCACGTATTGGCGCAAAACGAGAACTAAAATTTGCTATTGAAAAATTTTTTAAAAAGGAACTTTCTGAGTCAGAGCTAGAAACTGTTGCTAAAACGCAAAGACAATTAAATTGGCAAACCCAATTTGCAGCTGGTATTGATTTTATCCCATCAAATGATTTTTCATTTTATGATACGACACTAGATACTGCTTTTGCGCTAAATATTGTTCCTGAGCGTTATCAATCACTTACCATCTCACCCCTCGAAAAATACTTTGCAGCAGCACGTGGTCATCAGTCTGAGGCAGGAGATGTCAAAGCATTAGCCATGAAAAAATGGTTTAATACAAATTATCATTACATGGTGCCAGAATTTGATGATGGGACTGTCTTAAAGCTTGATCTTAGCAAACTACTTTCAGAATATCAGGAAGCCTTGGCACTAGGGATCACGACTAAACCAGTTTTAATCGGCCCCTACACGCTTTTAAAGCTGATTAAGTTTACAGGCCAATCGACTATCGCTACAATTCAAGATGAGGTTGTTGCAATCTATGCTGAGATATTTGCACAACTTACGGCTGAAAAAATCGACTGGTTGCAATTAGATGAGCCAGCGCTTGTCTTTGACTTATCTGCTGAGGATATTGGGTTAGTCAAGGCAATCTACACGCCATTACTTGCACAAAAAAAATCAGTTAAAGTCCTACTACAAACTTACTTTGGTGACGTCCGTGATATTTATACTGACTTAGTCAAGCTAGATGTCGATGCGATTGGCCTTGATTTTGTGGAAGGCCGTAAGACAGCTGAATTGATTGCAACACATGGGTTTCCAACTGATAAAAAGTTGTTTGCTGGTGTCGTAAATGGTAAAAATATTTGGCGGAATAACTATCAAAAGACGCTTGATATTCTAGCTAAGTTACCAAAAGATAAGCTTGTTATCTCGTCATCATGTAGTTTACAACACGTCCCTTACACGGTAAGTGCCGAGACGGACTTAGATGAAAAAATCTTACGTCATTTTGCCTTTGCGCAAGAAAAGTTGCAAGAAATCAAGGATATAAACGCTATTTTCTACCAACTCGAAACAGGAAGTTTAGCAGAAAATAAGGCTTTATTTGATGAGAAAAGATTTGAAGCCGATTTGACTGTACAGGAAAAAGTGTCTAGCTTATCATCATCAGACTATAGTAGAACGCCCGACTTCGCAGCTCGTGAAGCAATCCAAAAAGAGGTATTTAAGTTACCAACGCTACCAACAACAACGATCGGTTCATTCCCACAAACAGCTGATGTCCGTAAAAATCGCTTGAACTTTAAGCGTGGCGATATCACAAAAGCTGCCTATGATGACTTTAACAAGACAAAAACAAAAGAGTGGATTGACTGGCAAGAAACTGTCGGCTTTGATGTGCTCGTTCATGGCGAATTTGAACGAAATGACATGGTAGAATATTTCGGTGAGAAACTAGCCGGTTACATCTTTACTAAATATGCCTGGGTACAATCTTATGGGACACGTTGTGTCAAACCACCGATTGTCTGGGGGGATATCGCGAGAGTCCAACAACTTTCAGTTGCAGATTCAGTTTATGCGCAAAGTTTGACTGATAAACCAGTCAAAGGCATGCTAACAGGACCTGTGACGATCTTAAACTGGTCGTTTCCTCGTGAAGATATTTCATTAAGTGAGTCGACGCTCCAGATTGCTCTAGCGATTCAAGAAGAAGTGCTTGATTTAGAGAAAAACGGGATTAAGATTATTCAAATTGATGAAGCAGCGCTCAGAGAAAAATTACCGCTACGCCAGACAGATTGGAACAGTCAGTATCTAGATTGGGCAATTCCTGCCTTTCGTTTGGTACATGCTAAAGTTGCGCCAACAACGCAAATTCACACACACATGTGCTATTCTGAGTTCACAGACATCATTCCAGCGATCGATGCCATGGATGCGGATGTTATCTCATTTGAAGCGAGTAGGAGTGATTTGTCCATCCTTGATGCCCTACAAGAAAATGGGTTTAGAACGCAAACGGGACCTGGTGTCTATGATATTCATAGCCCACGGATTCCATCACTTGACGAAATCGAGAACGTCATTCATAAACTATTGACTAAAGTGCCTTTAGAAAAACTTTGGATTAATCCTGACTGTGGCCTTAAAACACGTGGGGTGACAGAAGTGAAAGCATCATTAGAAAATTTAGTTAAAGCAACACAAGCCATTCGTGCAACACTTTGA